In one window of Enterobacteriaceae endosymbiont of Plateumaris pusilla DNA:
- the dapB gene encoding 4-hydroxy-tetrahydrodipicolinate reductase — protein sequence MNNKIRLAISGINGRMGKTLLKIINQDKYNFTLNAVLESKKSLNINTNIKYISKNILYNLNIKDNIMDIINDFDTLIDFTNPKATLKYVNICNQYNKNIVIGTTGFSEKEKIEIKKLSNKIGIVMSSNFSTGINILFKILKYMSKIFNKQNNTLNIDIIEKHHKNKIDCPSGTAISMKNIIQKFFNHKNSQKVNCHSIRAGDIYGEHQIIFSSIGEQIELIHKASNRIPFATGAIQAAIWISHFKKKGIYDMCDVLGL from the coding sequence ATGAATAATAAAATTCGTTTAGCTATATCTGGTATTAATGGACGTATGGGAAAAACTTTATTAAAAATTATAAATCAAGATAAATATAATTTTACTTTAAATGCAGTTTTAGAATCTAAAAAATCTTTAAATATTAATACTAATATTAAATATATATCTAAAAATATATTATATAATTTAAATATAAAAGATAATATTATGGATATAATTAATGATTTTGATACGTTAATTGATTTTACAAATCCAAAAGCAACATTAAAATATGTTAATATTTGTAATCAATATAATAAAAATATCGTAATTGGAACAACTGGTTTTTCTGAAAAAGAAAAAATAGAAATAAAAAAATTATCTAATAAAATTGGAATTGTTATGTCATCTAATTTTAGTACAGGAATTAATATATTATTTAAAATATTAAAATATATGTCTAAAATTTTTAATAAACAAAACAATACTTTAAATATTGATATTATTGAAAAACATCATAAAAACAAAATAGATTGTCCTTCAGGAACAGCAATATCAATGAAAAATATTATTCAAAAATTTTTTAATCACAAAAATTCTCAAAAAGTTAATTGTCATTCTATAAGAGCTGGTGATATTTATGGAGAACATCAGATAATTTTTTCTTCTATAGGAGAACAAATTGAATTAATACATAAAGCTTCTAATAGAATACCTTTTGCAACGGGAGCCATACAAGCTGCTATATGGATTTCTCATTTTAAGAAAAAAGGAATATATGATATGTGTGATGTATTAGGATTATAA
- the lspA gene encoding signal peptidase II has protein sequence MKQFKMNNFINIIIIWIILSIDLISKFFIFKYLHLYKSYYINSYLNLYYINNYGIILGMFCNHKYNLIILFINILVLILFYYINIRKKSINFINSLIIAGSLGNFINRVINGFVIDFIDVHIGNLHYPIFNLADISIFIGIIFLIIKYMLYRT, from the coding sequence ATGAAACAATTTAAAATGAATAATTTTATAAATATAATAATTATATGGATAATCCTATCCATTGATTTAATTAGTAAATTTTTTATTTTTAAATATTTACATTTATATAAGTCGTATTATATTAATTCTTATTTAAATTTATATTATATCAATAATTATGGTATAATACTAGGAATGTTTTGTAATCATAAATATAATTTAATTATTTTATTTATTAATATTTTAGTTTTAATTTTATTTTATTATATAAATATAAGAAAAAAATCTATTAATTTTATTAATAGTTTAATTATTGCTGGATCATTAGGAAATTTTATTAATCGAGTTATTAATGGTTTTGTTATAGATTTTATTGATGTACATATAGGTAATTTACATTATCCTATTTTTAATTTAGCAGATATATCAATATTTATTGGTATAATATTTTTAATTATTAAATATATGTTGTATAGAACTTAA